From the Manis pentadactyla isolate mManPen7 chromosome 15, mManPen7.hap1, whole genome shotgun sequence genome, the window CACCCTCTCAGGTGGTGGAGGAGGGTCAGGTCACCATCCCTGGGAGCTCCCCCACTTCCTGGGGGGATGGGAGCCTTTGTCTGGCCCACCCAGGAATCAGGGCAGCCCTTTGGGGACTGAAGAAATCAGGAGAGTCGGGAACCTGGCCTCGGGTCCCTGAATATGCCCAGGCTCAGAGCTGATTTTCTGGCTCAGGCTCCAGCTTGTGACCCTAGCCAGGGAGTGGGGTCAGGCGGACCCTGCCACAGTTCTTAAAGAGCAGCTGACAGAGGAAACTAAGAAGCCGCATCTGCTTTATGGTCGATGCGGCAGTAAATGTTCGTGTTGGGGTGTGACAAACACTGTAAAAGAAGAAGAGGCCAAACACTCACCAGGAACCTTCGCAGAACCTGTGCAGCACCTGCCAGGCCCTGAGTCCACCTGGGGCTGCTCTAGGCAGGACCGGGCTGGGCCAGGGGGTTTGACCCCAAAGCCCCCCCTCCTCCCATCaccttctgtttccctttctgCCATCGTTTTCTGAACCTAGTAGATCAGCAGGGGGTGGGTTGGGGGCATCTGGGACCCTTGGGGCTGTGGGACCAGAGCATTCATTGCCCACACTCACCTCATAGGAAGACAACAAGGATGTCACTTTCAGTGTCCCATTTGTACAGTAGAAAAGCCCCAGTCATAACAATCAGGCAAGAAGGAGAAATGGatgcatccaaatcagaaaggaggaAGTACAGTTATGTACATATGTTTGCAGACGGCATGAACTTACATGTAGACAACCCCAAGGATTCCACAAATCTGGTAGAACTAACAAATGAATTTGGCCAAGTTGCaagacacaaaatcaacatacaaaaatcaggtgTGTTTCTCCACACAAAAATGAACTATCCAAAATGGATATTAAGAAAATGATTGAAATTACAATAACTTTgcaaggaataaaatacttaggagtaaattTAACCAATGAGGGAACAGACTTGTGTAGGGAAATCTAGCAATCATGTGGAAAGAAATTTACAAAAccacagataaatggaaagacatcccatgttcaagAATAGGAAGACCTACCATAGTTAAGATGACAATACCACCAAAGAGacacacagattcaatgcaatcctttccAACAttccaatgaaatattttatagagAAAGAAATTTCCAAAAACTCACATAGAATCTCAAGGGATCTCAAATAACTAGTTGCAGACTCAGGCCCCATAGAGGCAGGTGGGGCATTCTGTCCTGCTGTGTGATAATGACTGACCAGACACACTGACCCCGTGAATGGCACTGCAGGGACTAGGAATCCAGAAATGAATGAGGggggcaggcagggagcagggggtgGTGAGTACGTGAGGGAAAGCTCTACCAGTCAGTCTACTGTTTGTGAAGTACAATTCACCCCACCCAACACCCAGAGGTCAGAAAGGAATCACTCACGGTAGACACCAAGCTGGACAGCTGCTGTTGTACTCAGAAGACTTCCGTGTAAGGCTTGTAGGGTGTagtatcctgtgtcctcttgggTGACATTCTGGAACAACAGGGATCCACTGAGGTATATTGTCTCTCGGCTGCTGTATGCGATCCCTGGGGTAACTGCTTGTGTGTTTATTACATATGATACAATTGTAGAGTTGAAATTTACATGGTCCCCTTTGTACCAGGCATAGCCTAGAAGACTCTCAGGAGGATTGCGAGCAAGCAGAAGAACATCCTGCCCTTGGACAGCATTGGGCGGCACCGACTCCACAGCGAGCTGGGCAGTTGTGAGCAGGTTCCAGGTTAAGAGTGAGACtaggagggaagagggagagatcCATCAATATGTGGATGTATTATTGGGATAGAAAGATGAGACCCTGGGTCCTGAGCAGGGCTCTTCATCCCTCAGccttggtatgtgtgtgtgtgtctcctacTGGTCAAGGTCAGGAGCACGACCACCATGACTTCAGCCCCTCGGCCCCTCTGTTTCCAATGCTCTTCCCAGTGTCTGTCCGGTTGGGTCCCACACACACTGAGGGCATCCTTGGGAGACACCTGCCCTGACCATCTCCTCTAAAGACCCTCCGTCTCCACTTTCTGACCGGCCCCTGCTCTGTTCCCTCCACGGCCCTGTCTGCCCTGGACAGCACATCCTAGATCTCCCTGCGTGTCTGCCTCCCTCCCCGTAGAACGTGAGCCCCAGGAGGCAGGGCCCGCCTGATCTGGCTGCACCCAGCGGGGGAACAGGGTGCAGGTACCCAGGCGGCAATGAATCAGTGTTCCCAGGCCTTCTGTGTCCCTCCTGGCGTTTATATGACAAAATCTGAGGTTGGTGAGAAAGGGCGATATTTATTAGCCTTtggttgtggttttattttaattttagtgttACCTCagattgttatttttcttctcagttttcatAATTCAATACTCAGAGATGAATAACCTGTAAACCTCACAGCAGTTGAGATTTCCCTGCCTCTGACCACTTCCGGACCATGAACCCTCCTGCTGCTGAGCCGCAGCCCCGCCCGCCCCTGTGCCCCTGTCCTCTCCGCTCAGGCGCAGAGGGAAGCCGCTGCCCCTCTCGGAGCCCTGTCCTCCCCCGGAGACCCCAGCCGCTCTCTGTCTCCCATCCCGCCGCCCTCTCCCCGGGAATCGTCCCCTCTCACCTGCCAGCAGGAGCCCCTGCCACGGAACCAGCCCTCggggggcaggggctgtgggggGCGCCAGGGTGTCCGCTGCCGGTCTGTCCCTGCCTCTCTGAGAAGAGCTCCTGCTCCGGAACCGCTCGGACCACTGCCGTCCCCAAGTGCCGgctctgcctgccttcctccctctgtcctcCTGGGGTGGAGCGCTTCGCGGGGTCACGTGGGCTGGGGGCGGGGTCTAGCCCGACACCCTCCCTCTCCCCGCCCCTCAGCACTGCCTCCCACGTGGTTCCGCTCCCCATTGACTACATCTGGCTGGGGGATTTCTGAGGCCTCTTCCTCTTCATCTGTGActccccccccaccacacacacacactctcacactcacacaagcaCGCCCTTGATGGATAAGCACGCCCTTGATGGATAAGCACAAGCCTGTACTGTTGGTTTGGGCGCACAGTCAGCCTCCCCTCAGTCCTCACACCTCCACATCAGGCTTTTCCAGAGCAGGAGCCTGGGGGCTACATCAGGACTTCTTGTCGCACTATGTCCCCGCTGTTCATCGAAATCATCCGTGCGACTTGAAAACACTTTCATATGCCCAGGTGACAACCTTAGAAATGCTGCCTTAGGAGCTGTGCCGGTGACGTAGATGCTGAGCCGGGTTGAGGCCCCGTGATGTGTGGCGCGTGACACCCCGTCCCCTTCTCCTGCGCTCAGGGAGGCTGTGCAGACCCTGTTCCAAAGCAGATTCTGACTCGGCAGGTGTTGGGGGGACCGGATTCTGTGTCTTTAATAACCACCAGAGGATGCTGGTCACATTGATAACCACACTGTGGATAACAAGGCTGATGGAAAACCCCTCCCCCTGAGAGGACAGCTCGCCCACCCACCCCAGCGTGACCTCTGCTGTGTCCTGACCTTGGTTCTGTCCACACCATACACACAGCCCCAAGAGTCCCCAAACCCAAGGGATTATTTCCCTTTGAACACAGAAACAGAGCTGGTTACCAAGGTCTTCCCACTGATCTTAAATGCTCTGGGAGGAGACTCCcagcaggcaggtcagagaggaatgTAGGGTGAGAAAGGGGCCAGCTGGGTGTAAGCAAATGTTTTCACAGCAtaccttgtgtatatgtacagatAACTATTTAATTCTCACTGTTCACTTTTaactgacaaagaaaaagaaaagtgaaaactaCAGAAACTGTGGTAGAACTTGGCTTGCTGTTCTGGCCCTGGTTGTACCCACCTTTGGTCAGTCACATACCTACTCAAGACATCTTCCCCGTAGAGTACAACAGGATGAGAATCTGAAGTCACTTAGATATCCCCGACTAAGTAGTAAGTATAAGACTTTTAATTGACAGTATTCTGTGGATTGTgtttaaataattcaaaagtacatTTCTGATTGTGAAGATACTGTGGTATTGCACAGTTGTCACTTTATTGAATGTGCACAACAGTCCCATGAAGTTTATAAAGCGTACCCTTCAGGTGCTAGAATTAAAACTgatctgttattaaaaaaaaaaaaaaaaaggcagacccTGGGTTCTCCTGTCCCATCCTGCAAGGGACATTCCCCTTATTCCCCAGGATCCTCAGGGAACCACAGCTGGTGTCCCCACAGACAGGGACCCCCAGGATGGGGCGTGGCCTATGTGGTCAGGGTGAGGCTCTGACCTCCCGTGGTGATAATTCCCCCTGGGGTGGAGGGCCTGAGTTCGTGGGAGGTCAGTCACTCCAAggaagaggtggggaggggggcccATTTTCTGGgaatgaatgtgcattgagccCTCACTGTTGTGCAGCCCCCATCCTCCCTTGTGACTCTACAAGACATAAAGGCCCTTCCCTGGGACATTGGCAGGCACCTGCTGGCCACCCAGGCTGGGGTCAGGGCCCCTGGGTCTCAGGGAACATGGTCTCTCCCCGGGTGTCACACAGGTGGTGACATGCTTCGAGTATACGGTTTCTCATCCATTTAACggttatttactgagcatctgtgaCGTGTCAGGCACTGGGAACTCCAGAGAACAGGACACACCTGGGCCCTGCactcacagaatcacagaactgaggAGTTAATTATAATGGGGAGAAGGGCCATGGAGGGAAAGTGTCTGGAGCATCCGGAGCATGGAATGGAGTCTCACCTGATCTGGAGGTGCATGGAGCACCCCTGAGAAAGGGACCTTCTGGCAAGACCAGGAATGTGAGTGAACATTTGCCCCTTGAAGGAGGGAAGCTGTGGAGGAAGGAGCTGCCTGCAGAGGGACCCGTCTTCGGGTGGGCAGATGTCTGGCTGGCTGGAGGGGCTGACGGCGTCCAGTGTGGGAGCTTGGAGAGCGAGAGGACTGTGGGTTCAGCGAGGCTGGCACGGGTCAGGCCTGCTGTGAcgagtttgttttcctttttatagatCCTTGAGGTGTTCATGTTAGGGTCTTTATTtcagatcatttttttttttaatgtaggcattGATTGGTACACATTTCCCTCTTAATAGTGCTTTTGCCCAGTCCCATAAGTTTGGgtatattgtatttttgttttcattaatataaaGGTATTTTCTAATTTGCTTTCCATGCTGTGGTGGAGGGGTTGTTTTCACAAACGTTTTTACAAAGACAGCTTCTATGATATTCTGATACAAATTCTTTGTACCTAAGTGTGCATTTTTGTACAGTATATAGCTAgggatggaattgctgggtcattaaGGTATGTGTATCCTCAGCTTTATTAAACAGTGACAAATTTTGTCAAAAAGTTAAATCATGCTTagtctgttctttctttttttaatttatttttattaaggtatcattgacatacactcttatgaaggtttcacaagaaaaataacatggttattacattcacccttactatcaagtccccccctaccccatttcagtcactgtccatcagtgtaggaagatgtcaaagtccctatttgtcttctctgtgctatgctgtcttccccatgaccccatacacaccatgtgcaccaatcatgataccccacaatccccttctccctcccttcccacccgtcctcccccacctctcccctttagCGACCAAGtccattcttttttaatattttctggcTTTTACCTTGGAGAGGTAGAAAACTCCCCAAATACAGCAGAGTCCTTTACGTGCTGGGCAGCTAGAACACGAACTGTGCCCATCATGAGAATTTCCCCTGGGCCCTCCAGGTGGCGATGTCCAACAGGGAGCGGGACATCCAGGCCTGGAGCTCAGGAGCCAGGTCCTGCTAAGAGCTGGAGACTTGAGAGGCACGTGCTTATGGAAGAGAAGTCATGAACGGGGAGTGGAGGGCTTGTGGGCAGTGAGAGGAAGGAGCCGGCACAGACCCTGGGGAACAGCCACATTTAAAGGTTGGTGAAGCAGCTGAAAACAGGAGTGACGGGCAGGATGATGTCTTCCAAATTCACCAGGTTGGGGGTGCCAGGAGAATGTGATTAAAAGGAAAGGCGCCTCTCAACCCCCAAACCCTCCACACAGGTAGAAGAGGGAATCAAAGGCAGTTGTATGACTGACTGAGCATTAAAGCCAGAATGGGATGAGCATCACAGGCGATCCACTAAGAActacaaagacagaaagaaagctgACCCCTTATGTGGCCAGGCAGACAGAAGCCATTACACACACGCTGTCAAGATAAACAACAGCTAGTCCTCAAGTAAGAGGACTGGACAGCACCATCTGTCACCCGTACTTCATCCTAAATTCACCTGGTAATGGGGTGGCCGCCTGTGTCAGCGAATTGGCTTtctccaaaggaaaaatgaacttcTCATATTTTGATGCAGATAGTTTTGCAACTTGGAGGGGCCCGCCTGACTCAGGctcctgccccccccccccgggagACAGGGGTGGGACCTTCCTTGCCATTACATTTCAGAGCTGGCAAGaggctatttaaatttttttaaagatttccatACACCTCTCAGAGATAGAGAAAGAAGTTCAATGATACATTTTCTATAGAAAATGCTCTGAAATAAAGGGGgatctctttccctttttgtgCCAGGGAAGAtgaagttttctttcctttttgatttgcatttactctTAGGGGGCTGATGCCAGGAAAGTACAGTGTTGGGTCAAATGCCGCAACACCAGCCTGAGGAGCACCGGGCAAGTGTAGCAATGGAAGAGGATGTTGGTGACTTTGGTAAGAGGGATGTTCGAGAAGGGGGCGATGGAAAGCGGGCAAGGAAGGGTGAGTGGAAGGTgaaaaaacagaagcaaagaaaTGTATCCAGGCAGCTGAAGATACGTGACTGAGAAGGGAGGAGGCGGTGGCAGGAAGAATAAGCCAGGAagtgattttctttcttaaagtggCTTGGTAGGACTTGTAGGAAGGGGGACAGAGCCAGTGCAGAGGGGAAGGCTGGCGACCTGACCCACTCTTAGATCTCTGggtgccctgccctcccctcacgTAGAGAAACCCTGTGTTGGGGGAAAGGATGGTGTGTTATCAGACACAGGTGGCCACTGCTTGAATGTCCATAGGGCAAGTTCAATGTTCCCAAGCCCCTCCCTAAGTGGTTATCAGGTCATaaagtgtgtgggtgtgggtggggataATAATACATGGAGAGGACTGGGAAATAATTCAGCATCCAAGGCTGGTCCCGTTATGAGTTCAAGGGAGGGTTGGGTGCAGAGGTGTGGCAGGGGCTAAGAATCATCTGGAAATAGGTTCAACACGGAGGGTTCCCCATACCAAAGGGCTAAAAATACACCAAGGCCAACAGCCCAAGCCAAATAGAGGGGAGGGGAAGCTCTGGCTTGGGGGAGAGTTTCATTCCCATCAGAACTCTCATGTACAGAGAAGACCCCAATATCACAGGTATGGTTCAACAAGGAGCCAGAAGGCTGGGTCATGCAGCCCTGAACGTTCACTGTGTAGGACGCCCCACCTAGAGAGTGAACACTGAGTCAGAGAGGACTCAAAGTGGGCCGCTGAACCTCCTATGGCCTGGGAGTCCCAGACGCTCCCCCTCCAGCCTCAGACCAGGAGACCAGACTCTCAGTCCCCTCCTCCCTGAGACCTAGACATTTGGGTTCCCAGCCCCCTCCACCCACAAACCCATGAGTCAGGGCCTCATGCACCCTCGCACCTCAGAACCAGTGAATCCAGGACCCCAACACCTTTATCTTTGGAACCTGCCCTTCAGTACTCACCTCCATTGAGACGAATGTAGCCACTGTAACATTGAGTGGTGCCCATAGGACACGTGacatttttagaattttctgCACAGGTCCCAGAGACCTCCACACAGGCAGGACACTGCAGGTCTCCTGGGGCAGGCACAGCTGGGGAGCAGAGAGAAAGCTGGGGGTGCACAGCTCTGCTCCCAGGTGCAGCCACCTACCCTGAACCTTGGAGTCTCTGTGACTCTGGGGCCCATCACTCTGTCCTTGGCCCCAGCCGTCCCTCTGGGATCCCatacctggatgggggagggaatTCAGCAGGATGCTGGTACTGTTGGCCCTGTTGCAACCGTCAGAGGAGCAGAGCTGGGCGTAGGAGGCAATGAGCATGCCAGGCGGCCCCGAGTGTATGGAGATAGTGGGGGCATGCTCCATCTGGTCCAAGCTGCAGCCTTTGCTCCCCAGGATGAGTGACGTGTGTCCTGAGGGTGAGACGGCAAAAGCTGGATTGGGAGGGAGGCCGAGCCCCAGGTTCTTCATCACCagcaggcaggcagagggtgggctCAGCATCCCTGATTACAAGAGCCCAGGTCCTGCTGAGTGTGGGGTCCAGGCTGGGGCCAGTGCCTGAGTCCTCCGCAAGCTCTGCCACCTCTCACGGTGtcgctcaaatgtcaccttcggAGTGAGCCCCGAGTACCCATTTTCAAATCACAACCTTCATCTCActctcccttttccctccctgctGCATCTCTCTCTACAGCTCTCACCTGCCCATCCATATCTTACGTCTTGGTTCTTTGCTGTTTTCTGCTATCCTCTGTGCTTAAAGCTGCAACGACGCAGGCACAGTGGGATCTGAAGTGCCTACAACATGCCCTCCATACATTAGGTGCTCAGTAACCTTGAGTGAAGGTGTACTTCCCCGAGGTTACTCTGGTGGGTGGCTCTGTGCTCAGCCCTTCCCCTGGACCAGCCCCTCTATCCTCACCATCACCCAGCCAGGCAGGAGGTATTCTTGCCATCACCTTGCCCTGTTTTCAGGCTGGGAAACTGAAGCACATAAGAGCAAGAGTTGGGCTTAGAACTCCTGGCCTAAGGGGAATCAGGCAGGAAATGCATGGGACAGAATCCAGGGTGGGGAGACCCCAGGCTTGTACAGCGAACTCACCTACATCTATGAGCAGAAGCGTCTCCTGACACACCTCCGCAATATCACAGGTCTGTTGCCTCTGTGGGGCCATTTGACAGGTTCATGAGACAGGTTGTGATGAGTCCACTGCATGTTTCCCTGGTGACAGGTCAGTAAACCTGAGGAGGAGGAATACCAGGGCCTGTTCCAGCCAAGGGCCCAGCCACGTCTGTCCTTCCTGGTGTCATGCTTGGAAAGGTGATCACATCCTTGGGTTGCAGTCCTGGTGACCTGGCCCCAGTGTCCCCTAATCTCACATTGATAAAACATTGGAAGGCAGAGTTCCACTCCCATCCTTTAGGCTGTTTTTGTTCAAACACCCGCAGAGAACTTTACCTGATGCTACTGGAGGAAGGCTGCTTCTGCCTTTGGGATGAGAGAAACTGTGGCTCTTTCTGAGCCTGAGTCTGACTAACTCTGCTCCCCTTTCCGGGCATCAAGGTCCTCACCAATGAGGACAATGAGGAAGGTAGCTTCATGCCATATATTTCTTTTAATGGGAATCGCTATATTCCTAACAGAAGTACTCCATTGCCACATGTGCACTGGGC encodes:
- the LOC118918107 gene encoding CD177 antigen-like; protein product: MAPQRQQTCDIAEVCQETLLLIDVGHTSLILGSKGCSLDQMEHAPTISIHSGPPGMLIASYAQLCSSDGCNRANSTSILLNSLPHPAVPAPGDLQCPACVEVSGTCAENSKNVTCPMGTTQCYSGYIRLNGGGASYTVNVQGCMTQPSGSLLNHTCDIGVFSVHESSDGNETLPQARASPPLYLAWAVGLGVFLALWYGEPSVLNLFPDDS